The genomic region ATGTAAGGTCAAGGCACATAAGAACGCAGGCAGCTGAGCTGTTTTGTAGGCTGATAGCCTACAACATCGGCTATCGCCGATGGGATTTTCTACTAGGCCCAATGCTAACTAGCTTGATTTTGAAGTTCAGGACTCTGCCAGCCAGGGGATGGTTAAGGTCGAGCGTTATTTTTTCAGTGTCTTTCTTGACAATTATGGCATTTATCATCTTGCCGTCTGGGTCTTTAAGGGTCAATAGCATCCCTTCCTGGAACTTTTCATGGTCCTTTAGCTGTGACAGGGGAATGTCCTGTACAAGCTCCTTTATCTTAAGCCCATAGCCGTCCTCTGGCTTAATCTTGACGGTTTTTTCTTCGCCAACAGCCATGCCCGTTACCGCCTCATCAAATCCTTTTATGATATGGCCCTGCCCAATCTGGAATTCCAGCGGTGCTTGGCCATCGGAGGTGTCGAAAACCTGGCCATCATCAAATGAGCCTGTATAATCCACCTTGACAGTATCTCCGCTTTTTGCCTTTTTCTTGTCATCCGCCATATTATCACCTTTGGTAAATTGCAAATACCTTAAACCGCATATTGTAACTGCCAAAGTGATATTATTTAATAGTTTGCATTTATTTGATTGCATCTCAAATGCGTGCAATGCCCTGTTTCATGCACAAGTCTTTGCATTAAGTTTATTAAAGGACGGCATTTTTCATGGACAATGGCAATCATAAGCGCGGCAGAACTGCTGGATATGCTGGTTATGACTTTGTTTGTCGGATTTATATTCAAGGATGCCTTCCACGCCCGGCCAAAGAAGAGGGATGTTCTCGAATACTATACAGGCAAGAGAAGCAGGTATTGGGACGGGTTTTATTTTGCCATCTTGGCAACAGTGCCAGGCATAGTCTTGCATGAGCTTGGCCATAAGTTTGTGGCGCTTTCATTTGGCATGAACGCTGTGTTTCATGCTGCGTACCAGTGGCTCGGGCTGGGG from Candidatus Woesearchaeota archaeon harbors:
- a CDS encoding peptidylprolyl isomerase, encoding MADDKKKAKSGDTVKVDYTGSFDDGQVFDTSDGQAPLEFQIGQGHIIKGFDEAVTGMAVGEEKTVKIKPEDGYGLKIKELVQDIPLSQLKDHEKFQEGMLLTLKDPDGKMINAIIVKKDTEKITLDLNHPLAGRVLNFKIKLVSIGPSRKSHRR